The genomic segment CGATGTCGCGACGCCGCGAACTGGTGGGGAGAGGACGTGTCCCCCTACGCGGCGGGGGCGGCACTGAACGGATTCGGGACGCTCCAGTACCGGACAGGCATCGTGGCCGTCGAGCGCAAAGAAGCTGTGCAGCGACTCCTCGAACGTTCGCAGACCCTGGACGACGCGAAGAAGACCGTGCGACGGGCCCGCGCGACCGGGAACGCCGGAGCGGGGCCTGTGCCGGGACCGCGTGTGGCGTTTGTTTTCCCCGGCCAGGGCGGTCAGTGGTGCGGAATGGGTCGCGACCTCTACAGGCGCGACCCGGTATTCGCACGGCACCTGCGGCGTTGCGACGCCGTGATGGCGCAGGCGAGCGGCGCCGAGGTGCTGAAGCCCCTGCTGGAGGGCGATGACGCAGCCTTCACCAACGTGGCTACGGCGCAACCGCTCCTGTTCGCGATGCAGGTGTCGCTCGCCCGTACGCTGGTGCACCACGGCGTCACCCCGCACGCGGTGGTGGGGCACAGCATGGGTGAGGCGGCCGCCGCGCATCTGGCCGGGGCGCTCAGTCTCCATGATGCCGCCGCCGTCATCGGCCGCCGCTCCCGGCTGATGGACTCATTGACCGGAACGGGCGCCATGCTGGCCACCGAGCTGTCGCTCGCGGAGGCGGAGCGAGTGTGCGCCGACAGTCCGACCGTCTCGGTCGCGGTCAGTAACTCGGCGCGCTCCACCGTGCTCTCGGGCGCCAAGGAAGACATCGGGCGGCTGGCCGCCGAACTCACCGCGCGCGGGGTCTTCAACCGACTGGTGCGCGTTCAAGTGGCCTCGCACAGTCCACAGATGGAGGCGATCCTGCCACCGCTGCTTGAGGTCCTCTCAGACGTGCGGCCGACGGAGTCCCAGCTGCCGCTGTACTCGACGGTGCTGGGCAGGGTGGCGAACGGCGCGGAGCTGACCGCAGATTACTGGTCGCGCAACCTCCGTGACCCGGTGCTCTTCGGAGCTGCCACCGGACAGTTGCTCGGCGACGGCTTCGACTGTTTCGTGGAGATCAGCCCGCATCCGGTGCTCAGCTCGTCATTGCAGGAGACCGCCGCGGAACATGGCGGAGCCCTGGTGGTGCCCGCGCTGCGTCGCGAAGAGCCTGAGTGGCCGACGCTCCTGGGCGCGCTGGGCCAGCTCTACGAAGCGGGCGTCCCGGTGGAGGTCCAGGCGGTCGCCCCCACAGCCCGCGCCACCCCGCCACCGCTGCCGTACCCCTGGCAGCGGGTCCGCACACCGGTGCTCGGCGGCGACGGGCCCCGTCGCGACCGGACGAACCCGGTGGGTGTTCGGACCCAGTTACCCCACGATCCCGACGTGTCGGTGTACGCAGGAGTGCTGGACACCGGAACCTGGTCACTGGCCGACCATGTGATCGACGGCCAGGTCATCGTTCCGGCAGCCGCGTTCGTTTCGGTCGCCGCGTACGCGGCGGCAGAGGCGGCGCACGGCACACGGACCGGGTCGGCCTCGCGGGACAGCGGGCCTGCCGCAGCCTGGACCGTACGGGACCTCGACCTGCCCACGTCGTTGCCGTTGGAATCGGCCGGGACCACGTTGCAGACCACGGTCAGGACCGGCACCGCAAGTCCGTCCGTCGGGGAGATGGAGGTCGCGTTCCACCGCCGTGACGGGCAGGCGTGGACGCAGGTGGCGACAGCGCGGGTGGCCGCATACCCAGGTGGCGACGGGTCGGACGACGTCGGCACACCGGCCCCCCTCGCCCCCGGAAGCGAGGGCAAGCATGCCGGTGATGCCGATCGCGCCCAGGACCTCTACCGCAGCTGTGCCGCCCGCGGGCTGGAATTCGGGCAGCACTACCGGCGTATCAGGCGCCTCTCCGTGACGGCGACGGGCGCGGTGGCGGAGCTGGACGTGGACCTACGCCGGGCCGAACCCCGTCTGCCGGTCGATCCGCGGCTGCTGGACGCCGTCTTCCAGGCCGCGGCGGCGCCACTGCTCACCGGCCCCGGTGCCCTCCCACCGGACCGCACGGTCATGACCACCGCGGTACGCGAGGTGACGCTGAACGGCCCCGTCGAGGCCGATGCGCGTGTACTGACATCTCTGGCGGCGGCACCAGACGGGGAGACGTACACGGCGGACGCGGAGGTGCACAGCGGGGGGCGGGTCGCCCTGCGGGTGCAGGGCATGCGGATCCGTCACCTGCCGGCCGCGGCGTCGGGCCCCGGTTCGGAAGTTCCGTCCATGCGAACGGAGTTGGCGGACCTTCCTGTGCACCGCCGTTCGTCCAGGATCGCCGAGGCTGTCAAGAAGACGGTGGGCGAGGTCGCGGGGGTGTCGACGACCGAGGTCGATCCGGCGGAGCCGTTCCGCGACATCGGCCTGAACTCGATCATGGGATTGGAGCTGCGGAGGCGGCTGGAGGTGCTGTTCGGTCTAAGGCTCTCCTCGACGGTGATCTGGAACTACCCCACCGCAGACGCGCTCTCGACCGAACTTGAGCGGCGCCTCGCCGAAGAGGCCGTTCCGGCGGAACCCCAGGAGGACTGCCCCGCGCCGCAGCCGGACAACGCCGACGCAGCCGGGACGGCGGCGGACCCGGACACGGAGCTCGCCGCGCTGCAACAAGAACTCAGAGAACTGGAAGCGCTGGTGGGGGAGCTGTGACAGAGAACGGGGGATCCGCGGAAGCGCTGAGCGCCGCGCTGACGGCGGTGCGCGACCTGCGGGCACGAGTGGAGGAACTTGGCTGTGGTCGGCGCGAACCCATCGCCGTAACCGGCATCGGAGTCCGGCTGCCGGGCGGGATCGGCTCTCCGGCGGACCTGCACGAGGCGCTGGCCGCGGGCCGGGACACGGTAAGGGAGCTCGGCACGGTGCGCTGGGACCACGACGCACTCCACGATCCGGATCCCGAGGCGCTCGGCCGAACGCATATGAGGCATGCGGCGCTCGTGGACGACGTGGACCGATTCGACGCCCGCTTCTTCGGCATCTCACCCCGTGAGGCAGCACACATCGATCCACAGCAGCGGCTGCTGCTGGAGGTGGCGTGGGAGGCGTTCGAGGACGCGGGACTGCCCGCGGAACGGCTCGCCGGGTCGGGCACCGGGGTCTACGTAGGGGCCAACTCCAGCGACTACCTCACCATGCAGCTCAACCGTCCGGAAACGGTGGACCTGTATTCGGTGGTCGGTGGCACCAACTGCATCATCGCCAACCGGCTCAGCTACCAGCTCGACCTGCGCGGTCCCAGCATGGCGGTGGACACCGCATGCTCATCCTCGCTGGTCGCCGTGCACCTGGCGGTACAGTCCCTGCGCTCCGGAGAGTGCGACGCGGCGGTCGCCGCGGGCGTCAACCTGTTGCTCTCCCCCGCCAGTTCCGTCGCGCATTCCAAGGGCCTGCCGCTGTCGCCCGACGGCCGGTGCAAGACGTTCGACGCGGCCGCCGACGGCTACGTACGCGGCGAGGGAGTGGTCGCCGTCGTCCTCAAGCGGCTGACCGACGCGGTCAACGACGGCGACCGGGTGTACGCCGTGATCCACGGCACCGCCGTCAACCAGGACGGACGGACCAACGGCCTGACGGCACCCAGCGGGCGCGCACAGCGGGAGTGCATCACCGCCGCTCTGCGCGCCGCCCGGGTGGAGCCCGGACAGATCAGCCTGGTCGAGGCCCATGGGACCGGGACCAGCCTCGGCGACCCCATCGAGGTGGAGGCCCTGGCCGAGGTCTACGGCGCGGTCGACGGGCCCACCTGCCGGCTGGGCTCGCTGAAGACGAACATGGGGCACCTGGAGGCGGCGGCCGGGCTCGCCGGCCTGGTGAAGGCGGCCCTGGCGACCTACCACCGGAAGGTCTACCCGACGCTCCATCTGCGCACCGTCAACCCGCGTCTCGAGACGGCCGGAACGCGGCTGGCCTTCGCCGGGGACGAGGTGCGGCCCTGGGACGAGGACGACGAGCACCGGCTGGCTGCCGTCTCTGCGTTCGGGGCGGGTGGCACCAACGCGCACGCCGTTCTCGGCCCGCCTCCGGTATCCGTGCAGACCTTGCAGGCAGGCGCTTCCGAGGCAACCGCCCCGGCCGTCGACGGCCCGTTCACGCTGCGGCTGTCCGCCGCCACCACCGAGGGCCTGGAAGGGGTCGCGGACCGGTACGCGGACCTGCTCGCGGATGCCAATGCCGCGCGGGTACGGGCTGTGGCCGCAGCCACGGACCACCGTAGGACGCTCCTCCCGCAGCGGCTCTCGGTTTCCGGCGCAACGCCACAGGAGTTGGTCGCGGCCCTGCGCACGGCGGCCGAGGGAGAGCCGGGACCCGCTGGAGTGACGGGCTCGGCCAAGGGCACCGGCGGTATCGTCTTCGTCTTTCCCGGCCAGGGCCCCCACTGGCTCGGCATGGCGAGCGGGCTCCGCACCGCCAGCCCCCGCTTCGCCGCCGTCCTGGACGAGGTGGACCGCGCCATGCGGCCGTTCCTCGGCCGCAGCGTGCTGGAGCTGATAGACCACGGCGACGAGGGAAAGTTCCCCACCCGCTTCGTGCAGCCCGCGCTGTTCGCCATCGCCGTCGGCCTGGCGGCAATGTGGCGGGAAGCAGGAGTCGAGCCGGACGCGGTCGTCGGGCACAGCATGGGAGAGGTCGCGGCGGCGCACGTCGCCGGGGCATTGAGCCTGACCGACGCCGCCCGGATCATCTGCGAGCGCTCCCGGCTGCTCTCCCGCATTGACGGGCAGGGCCGGATGCTGGTGGTGGGTCTGGGCCGGGACGCCGCCCACGAACTGTGCTCGGTCTACGACGACATCTGCGTCGCCGTCATCAACTCCCCCCATTCAACGGTTCTCTCAGGTGGTGCCGACTCCCTGGAACGGGTCGCCACGCAGCTGGCCGAACGCAACGTGTTCGCCAAGTTCGTGCACGTGGACGTCGCCTCCCATAGCCCGCAGACGGACGCGCTGCAACCCGCGCTGCGCATCGCGCTCGCCGGCATCCGGCCACTGGCGCCGAAGGTACCGCTGGTCTCCACGGTCAGCGGCGCTCCCCTCACCGAAGGGCCCGACGCCGAATACTGGTGCGACAACCTCCGGGCACCGGTGCGCTTCACGGACGCCGTGGCCGCCCTGCTGGCGCAAGGCTGTGACACCTTCGTCGAACTGGCCCCGCACCCCACGCTGATCGACGCCTTGGAAGGGCTGTGCGCCGGCACGGGCGCGGCGGCCACCTGGACGCTCCACCGCGACCTGCGGGATGTGGTCGCCCGCGAACGGGCCTCCGGCTTCCTGTACGCCCACCGCAGGCGCGGCCCTTGGCCGCACCGCGCCGGGGAGCACCGGGCCCCGGTCCCCATGGTGGCCCTGCCCACCTATCCGTTCCAGCGCGAGCGGCACTGGTTCACTGAAAACCAGTGGGCGCACCCGTGGCCGGAACCCGGAATTCCGGGCCAGCGCACCGCTGAGCCCTCCACAGGTGCGCGAAAGCCGGGGAACTCGGGCGCGTCCGGCACACCACGGCCGGTGGACCCGTCTGGGGCCCCCGGTGGGTGGACGGTCGCGCAGGTCGTCGAAGCCGTGGACCAGGCCATCGCCGAGACCCTCGGTCTGACGGCCGGAACGCTGGACGTGGACGCGGGCTTCTTCTCCCTCGGCATGGACTCCATGCTGGCCGCCCGCGCCAGGAGCCGCCTCTCGCGCGCCTTCGGCCTCACCTTGCCCACCAGACTGCTCTTCGAGCATCCAACGGCGGCCGAACTCGCTTCCTGTATTGCACAGTTGTTGAACGCCAGGCAGGGGCACGTGACCGCGGCCCGGCCCATCCCGCAGGCCCGCTCCGGCGCCACCGCGGCGACCAGCGCGCCTGCGGCCGGAGCGGCGCCCGTCGGCACGGGCACCGCCCTCACCGACGAGGACATCATCCGGGCGCTGGAGTCTCAGCTCCGGCGCTCTCATCCGACGCACGGGGGACATGCATGACCGACCACATACCCGCTGACACCAGAGCCCTCCTGGAGACGGCTCTGGAGCGGATCAAAACCCTTTCCGAAGAGCGGAACTTCCTTCGCTCGGGTATCGGCGAACCCATCGCCATCGTCGGCATGGGTGCCCGGATGCCCGGCAGCGCCAACGATCCCGAGCAACTGTGGAACCTCCTGGCCGAGGGCCGGGACGCCGTGACTCCCTACCCGGCCGCACGACTGGCCGACGTACCGGGCGGATTCCCCGACGGAACGCCTTCGGGAGGCTTCCTGGACCAGGTCGACGGCTTCGACGCGGAGTTCTTCGGCGTGTCCCCCCGCGAGGCGACCTGTCTCGACCCACAGCAGCGGCTCCTGCTGGAGGTGGCCTGGGAGGCCCTGGAGAACGCCGGCACCAGGCCGACGAGCCTCCGCGGCTCCCGCACCGGCGTGTACGTCGGCGTCACCAACAACGACTACCAGCAGGCACTACTGACTCAGGTCGCCGCGGAGGACCTGGAGGCGTACGCACTCACCGGCGCCGCCTCGACCTTCGCGGCGGGCCGGATCGCCTACTGGCTGGGGACGCACGGACCCAGCCTGTCGGTGGACACCGCCTGCTCCTCCTCGCTCGTCGCCGTCCATCTGGCGGTGCAGGCGCTGCGCTGCGGTGAGGCGGACACCGCCCTGGC from the Streptomyces sp. AM 4-1-1 genome contains:
- a CDS encoding type I polyketide synthase — its product is MTENGGSAEALSAALTAVRDLRARVEELGCGRREPIAVTGIGVRLPGGIGSPADLHEALAAGRDTVRELGTVRWDHDALHDPDPEALGRTHMRHAALVDDVDRFDARFFGISPREAAHIDPQQRLLLEVAWEAFEDAGLPAERLAGSGTGVYVGANSSDYLTMQLNRPETVDLYSVVGGTNCIIANRLSYQLDLRGPSMAVDTACSSSLVAVHLAVQSLRSGECDAAVAAGVNLLLSPASSVAHSKGLPLSPDGRCKTFDAAADGYVRGEGVVAVVLKRLTDAVNDGDRVYAVIHGTAVNQDGRTNGLTAPSGRAQRECITAALRAARVEPGQISLVEAHGTGTSLGDPIEVEALAEVYGAVDGPTCRLGSLKTNMGHLEAAAGLAGLVKAALATYHRKVYPTLHLRTVNPRLETAGTRLAFAGDEVRPWDEDDEHRLAAVSAFGAGGTNAHAVLGPPPVSVQTLQAGASEATAPAVDGPFTLRLSAATTEGLEGVADRYADLLADANAARVRAVAAATDHRRTLLPQRLSVSGATPQELVAALRTAAEGEPGPAGVTGSAKGTGGIVFVFPGQGPHWLGMASGLRTASPRFAAVLDEVDRAMRPFLGRSVLELIDHGDEGKFPTRFVQPALFAIAVGLAAMWREAGVEPDAVVGHSMGEVAAAHVAGALSLTDAARIICERSRLLSRIDGQGRMLVVGLGRDAAHELCSVYDDICVAVINSPHSTVLSGGADSLERVATQLAERNVFAKFVHVDVASHSPQTDALQPALRIALAGIRPLAPKVPLVSTVSGAPLTEGPDAEYWCDNLRAPVRFTDAVAALLAQGCDTFVELAPHPTLIDALEGLCAGTGAAATWTLHRDLRDVVARERASGFLYAHRRRGPWPHRAGEHRAPVPMVALPTYPFQRERHWFTENQWAHPWPEPGIPGQRTAEPSTGARKPGNSGASGTPRPVDPSGAPGGWTVAQVVEAVDQAIAETLGLTAGTLDVDAGFFSLGMDSMLAARARSRLSRAFGLTLPTRLLFEHPTAAELASCIAQLLNARQGHVTAARPIPQARSGATAATSAPAAGAAPVGTGTALTDEDIIRALESQLRRSHPTHGGHA